The genomic interval TTTCCCGCTACTACCGGCAGAACATGGGTATATTCACCGGAGACTTCCTTGATGCCAAACGCGTCGAAGTCGGTGTTTTTGACCGGCTGGGCGCCTCCCTGCTGGGTTTCAAAATACCATTTGACTTCAGTTGGTCCGTTGGTTTCGATGGAGCCGGTGAATTTCACCGGAGGGATCACCCCGATGCACAACAGAACCAGATCAATGAGTTTGGGCTCCAGTTTAATTGTCACATTGGTAACGGATGCGGCTTGGGTCTGCGCCACTTGCAAGCCAGAGAGGTTGCCCGACGCGCTTGTTACACTGGAGGCAACCCAGCAGTTCCGTCCGGGGTTGAGCGGGTCTTGAATCAGCCACCAACTCGCGTCTGAGTTTTTCCCCACGATCTGCGCGCTTTGTCCGATGTTCAGGGCGCTGGTCGCCAGCCATGCCGTGCTGGGACCCAGCCGGCAATTCACCGGTTTATCGAGCGTCGTGACGGTCGGCACACTGGGGGTGAAGGTTAATGTGGGGAGCGGCGTATCGGTTGGCGGCGGTGTGCTGGTCGGCGCTGGCGTGTCGCTGGGCAATGCCGCCGTTTCGGTAAAAAGAGGCGTTGCTGTCGCTTCCGGTGTATTGACCGGCAAATTGCATGAGACTGCAACAAACGCGGTTAACAAAAACAGAGTGATGAGTTTATGTTTCATTCGTTCTCCTTGGAACCTAAGTGGATCGATCTTGCGGGATAAATAGAGATTTTGCCATGGATGATTTTCTTACCGTTTGACTCCACATGCGCGTCGGTCAGTTGGTCGTCGAGCAGGAAGGGGTCGTCCCATTTGAAGGTTGGTTTCATAAATTCCTCGAGGCTGGAGATTGATGACGATTGTATCAAAAGTTGTTTACGGGTTTTAGAAAAAAGGTAAAATAGAAGCATCTATGCCCAGTGAATCAGACATCCTTTTTGAGGTGATGACTCCGCTTGGCTTCCAAGTCCGCGTGACGAAGGACTACTGGGAGTTGATTGTTTCCATCAAGCACCCTGTCATGGCAGGACGCGAACAAGATGTCAAAATGGCATTAGAACAGCCCGACGAAATTCGCCAAAGCAAATCGGACGAGAACGTTTTTCTGTTTTACAAATCTGAACGGGCAAGGCGTTGGATCTGCGCGGTGTCCAAGAGAACCAACGAAAGAGAAGGATTTTTGATCACGACGTATCCGACAGGCGCGATCAAAGAAGGAGTGCAAGTATGGCACAAGTAAAAGTTTATTATGACCGTGAGGGTAATACGCTTACGGTTTGGTTCGGCAACCCTGCCGATGAATTTGTCGCGGAAGAAACAGGTGAGGAAATTGTCTTGATGAAAGACCGAGAAGGTAAAGTCATAGGGTTCGAGAAGTTGAACTTTACCGCTCAATCAGCAGATGCGGTTAGGGTGGCTTTCGAGACGGTTGCCGCATAACGAAACTCAAATAACAGAACTCGGAGGTCCCCAAGACCTCCGAGTTCTTGATTACATCAAATATTAGTGGGAAAAAAATTCGGGGTTCGTGTGATACATTCCTGTAAAACGCGTATTAATCCATGAGATGACAGTGCAAAACGAAGCAATCGG from Candidatus Defluviilinea gracilis carries:
- a CDS encoding DUF2283 domain-containing protein, with translation MAQVKVYYDREGNTLTVWFGNPADEFVAEETGEEIVLMKDREGKVIGFEKLNFTAQSADAVRVAFETVAA
- a CDS encoding DUF4258 domain-containing protein, with the translated sequence MPSESDILFEVMTPLGFQVRVTKDYWELIVSIKHPVMAGREQDVKMALEQPDEIRQSKSDENVFLFYKSERARRWICAVSKRTNEREGFLITTYPTGAIKEGVQVWHK